A genomic window from Labeo rohita strain BAU-BD-2019 chromosome 6, IGBB_LRoh.1.0, whole genome shotgun sequence includes:
- the eno1b gene encoding enolase 1b, (alpha) — translation MSILKIHAREIFDSRGNPTVEVDLYTEKGLFRAAVPSGASTGIYEALELRDNDKSRYLGKGVSKAVEHVNQTIAPALISQGIPVVEQEKIDQFMLELDGTDNKSKFGANAILGVSLAVCKAGAAEKGVPLYRHIADLAGNPEVILPVPAFNVINGGSHAGNKLAMQEFMILPVGASSFKEAMRIGAEVYHNLKNVIKEKYGKDATNVGDEGGFAPNILENQEALELLKSAISKAGYTDEIVIGMDVAASEFYRDGKYDLDFKSPDDPNRYISPDELADLYKSFVQDYPVVSIEDPFDQDDWDAWTNFTKSTDIQVVGDDLTVTNPKRIADAVEKGACNCLLLKVNQIGSVTESLQACKMAQSNGWGVMVSHRSGETEDTFIADLVVGLCTGQIKTGAPCRSERLAKYNQILRIEEELGDKAQFAGKNFRNPLN, via the exons atgTCTATCCTGAAGATACATGCCCGTGAGATTTTCGATTCTAGGGGCAACCCCACTGTGGAGGTGGACCTCTACACAGAGAAAG GTCTGTTTCGAGCTGCTGTCCCTAGTGGAGCGTCTACTGGAATCTATGAAGCATTGGAGCTGCGAGACAACGATAAGTCACGTTACCTGGGCAAAG GTGTATCAAAGGCTGTCGAGCATGTGAACCAAACTATTGCACCTGCCCTGATCAGCCAG GGAATTCCTGTAGTTGAGCAAGAAAAGATTGATCAGTTCATGCTGGAACTGGACGGAACTGATAACAAGT CTAAATTTGGTGCCAATGCCATCCTGGGTGTGTCGCTGGCTGTGTGTAAGGCAGGAGCTGCAGAGAAAGGTGTTCCTCTGTATCGTCACATTGCTGACCTTGCTGGAAACCCTGAGGTCATCTTACCTGTGCCG GCCTTTAATGTGATCAATGGTGGCTCACATGCTGGCAATAAGCTGGCCATGCAGGAATTCATGATTCTGCCAGTCGGGGCCAGTAGCTTTAAAGAAGCCATGCGCATTGGTGCAGAGGTGTACCATAATCTGAAGAATGTTATTAAGGAGAAATATGGCAAGGATGCCACCAATGTTGGGGATGAGGGAGGATTCGCACCAAACATCCTAGAGAACCAAGAAg CCCTAGAGCTGCTAAAGAGTGCCATCAGTAAAGCCGGATACACCGATGAGATTGTGATTGGCATGGATGTGGCAGCATCTGAATTTTATCGTGATGGAAAATACGACTTGGACTTCAAGTCTCCCGATGACCCTAATCGATACATAAGCCCCGATGAGCTCGCTGACCTTTACAAAAGTTTTGTTCAGGATTATCCAG TGGTCTCTATTGAGGACCCCTTTGATCAAGATGATTGGGATGCCTGGACCAATTTTACTAAAAGCACGGACATACAAGTGGTGGGAGATGATCTTACTGTCACCAACCCCAAACGCATTGCTGACGCAGTGGAGAAGGGGGCTTGCAACTGCCTGTTGCTCAAAGTCAACCAGATTGGAAGTGTTACCGAATCCCTGCAGGC GTGTAAGATGGCTCAGTCCAATGGCTGGGGTGTGATGGTGAGTCATCGTTCAGGGGAAACAGAGGACACATTTATTGCTGACCTGGTTGTGGGACTTTGCACTGGACAG ATTAAAACAGGAGCCCCGTGCCGTTCAGAGCGTCTGGCCAAATACAACCAGATTCTCAG AATTGAAGAGGAACTGGGGGATAAAGCTCAGTTTGCTGGGAAGAACTTCAGAAATCCACTGAACTGA